A stretch of the Macaca mulatta isolate MMU2019108-1 chromosome 16, T2T-MMU8v2.0, whole genome shotgun sequence genome encodes the following:
- the MRM3 gene encoding rRNA methyltransferase 3, mitochondrial isoform X1: MAALVRRSRFVVRPLLQVVQAWDLDARRWVRALRRSAVKVVFPSGEVVERKRAPGKQPRKAASEASAQEQREKSPLEESTSHAPSTWQESGLRYDKAYPGDRRLSSVMTIVKSRPFREKQGKILLEGRRLITDALKAGAVPKMFFFSRLEYLKELPVDKLKGVSLIKVKFEDIKDWSDLVTPQGIMGIFAKPDHVKMAYPKTQLQHSLPLSLICDNLRDPGNLGTILRSAAGAGCSKVLLTKGCVDPWEPKVLRAGMGAHFQVPIINNLEWETVPNYLPPDTRVYVADNCGLYAQAQMSNKASDHGWVSNQRLLKFQKYEEEEDVETGASQDWLPDVEVQSYDSDWTEAPAAVVIGGETDGVSVESLQLAESTGGKRLLIPVVPGVDSLNSAMAASILLFEGKRQLRGRAEHLSRDRSHH; this comes from the exons ATGGCGGCGCTGGTGAGACGCTCGAGGTTTGTCGTGCGGCCGCTGCTGCAGGTGGTGCAGGCTTGGGACCTTGACGCGAGGCGCTGGGTCCGGGCGCTGCGGCGGAGCGCAGTGAAAGTGGTGTTTCCTTCCGGAGAGGTGGTGGAACGGAAGCGCGCTCCCGGGAAGCAGCCACGCAAGGCAGCATCTGAGGCCAGTGCCCAGGAGCAACGAGAGAAATCACCGCTTGAGGAGTCCACATCCCACGCTCCCAGCACCTGGCAAGAGTCTGGGCTTCGCTACGATAAAGCTTATCCCGgggacaggaggctgag CAGTGTAATGACAATAGTAAAGTCCAGGCCGTTTCGGGAAAAACAAGGGAAGATCCTGCTGGAAGGTCGCAGGCTCATTACAGACGCTCTCAAGGCTGGAGCTGTGCCAAAAATGTTCTTCTTTAGCCGTCTAGAATACCTAAAGGAGCTGCCAGTCGATAAGCTGAAAGGTGTCAGCCTCATTAAGGTGAAATTTGAGGATATCAAGGATTGGTCCGACCTCGTAACACCACAAGGAATAATGG GAATTTTTGCCAAGCCGGACCATGTTAAGATGGCATATCCAAAGACTCAGCTTCAGCATTCACTGCCTTTATCATTGATTTGTGACAATCTCCGTGACCCTGGGAACCTGGGGACAATTCTGAGATCCGCAGCTGGGGCGGGCTGCAGCAAAGTGCTACTCACCAAAG gCTGTGTGGATCCCTGGGAGCCCAAAGTGCTCCGGGCGGGTATGGGCGCACATTTCCAGGTGCCCATTATCAATAATCTGGAGTGGGAAACCGTGCCCAATTACCTGCCCCCTGACACCCGGGTCTATGTGGCTGACAACTGTGGCCTTTATGCCCAGGCTCAGATGTCTAATAAAGCCAGTGACCACGGCTGGGTGTCTAACCAACGGTTGCTGAAGTTTCAGAAGtatgaagaagaggaagatgtAGAAACGGGAGCCAGTCAAGATTGGCTGCCTGATGTTGAGGTTCAGAGTTACGACTCGGACTGGACAGAGGCGCCGGCAGCTGTGGTGATTGGCGGGGAGACCGACGGCGTGAGCGTGGAGTCCCTGCAGCTGGCAGAGAGCACTGGTGGCAAGAGGCTGCTGATCCCCGTTGTGCCTGGTGTGGACAGCCTCAACTCGGCCATGGCGGCAAGCATCCTGCTTTTCGAAGGGAAACGACAGCTGCGGGGGAGGGCGGAGCACTTGAGCAGGGACAGGAGTCACCACTGA
- the MRM3 gene encoding rRNA methyltransferase 3, mitochondrial isoform X2, which translates to MAYPKTQLQHSLPLSLICDNLRDPGNLGTILRSAAGAGCSKVLLTKGCVDPWEPKVLRAGMGAHFQVPIINNLEWETVPNYLPPDTRVYVADNCGLYAQAQMSNKASDHGWVSNQRLLKFQKYEEEEDVETGASQDWLPDVEVQSYDSDWTEAPAAVVIGGETDGVSVESLQLAESTGGKRLLIPVVPGVDSLNSAMAASILLFEGKRQLRGRAEHLSRDRSHH; encoded by the exons ATGGCATATCCAAAGACTCAGCTTCAGCATTCACTGCCTTTATCATTGATTTGTGACAATCTCCGTGACCCTGGGAACCTGGGGACAATTCTGAGATCCGCAGCTGGGGCGGGCTGCAGCAAAGTGCTACTCACCAAAG gCTGTGTGGATCCCTGGGAGCCCAAAGTGCTCCGGGCGGGTATGGGCGCACATTTCCAGGTGCCCATTATCAATAATCTGGAGTGGGAAACCGTGCCCAATTACCTGCCCCCTGACACCCGGGTCTATGTGGCTGACAACTGTGGCCTTTATGCCCAGGCTCAGATGTCTAATAAAGCCAGTGACCACGGCTGGGTGTCTAACCAACGGTTGCTGAAGTTTCAGAAGtatgaagaagaggaagatgtAGAAACGGGAGCCAGTCAAGATTGGCTGCCTGATGTTGAGGTTCAGAGTTACGACTCGGACTGGACAGAGGCGCCGGCAGCTGTGGTGATTGGCGGGGAGACCGACGGCGTGAGCGTGGAGTCCCTGCAGCTGGCAGAGAGCACTGGTGGCAAGAGGCTGCTGATCCCCGTTGTGCCTGGTGTGGACAGCCTCAACTCGGCCATGGCGGCAAGCATCCTGCTTTTCGAAGGGAAACGACAGCTGCGGGGGAGGGCGGAGCACTTGAGCAGGGACAGGAGTCACCACTGA